A genomic stretch from Chryseobacterium sp. SNU WT5 includes:
- the ltrA gene encoding group II intron reverse transcriptase/maturase, whose amino-acid sequence MIERVLHPRNMQRALEQVIANKGSAGVDGMNVQELSDYLRKEKTRLYSSIKERCYLPQPILGVEIPKGNGKTRLLGIPTVTDRVLQQAVSQVLMPHYENEFSVHSYGFRPNKNARQAVGKALEHIHEGYPFIVDIDLKTFFDEVDHCILLNLLYRKVKCPITMRLIRKWLRAPILINGQLHKRRKGVPQGSPLSPLLSNILLNELDKELTKRKLRFVRYADDFSIYTQYKSHATATLKAIEKYLKTKLKLTINGEKSGVRKPVQFELLGFGFESTYKKGDKGKYQLVVGKKAWTRLKERLKSLTRKTAPISFDERLQKINEVQRGWLNYFRGTSIKGKLLSFDGWLRNRLRYCIWHDWKKPERKRKNLIRLGIDQSLAYAYSRTRKGGWAVAQSPILGTTITISRLKKRAYIAMLELHLSLNPSRYEPPYTRPVRTVV is encoded by the coding sequence ATGATTGAAAGAGTATTACATCCTCGCAACATGCAACGAGCCTTAGAGCAAGTAATTGCGAATAAAGGCAGTGCTGGCGTGGACGGAATGAACGTGCAAGAACTATCTGATTATCTTCGGAAAGAGAAAACACGACTTTATTCTTCCATAAAAGAGAGGTGTTATCTTCCTCAACCCATTCTTGGAGTAGAGATTCCTAAAGGAAATGGTAAAACCCGACTTTTAGGAATACCAACAGTAACCGATAGAGTGTTACAACAAGCGGTGTCACAAGTTCTGATGCCACACTATGAGAATGAATTTAGTGTTCACAGTTATGGATTCAGACCCAACAAAAACGCCCGCCAAGCAGTTGGTAAAGCGTTGGAGCATATCCATGAAGGTTATCCATTTATTGTAGACATTGATCTAAAGACCTTCTTTGATGAAGTAGACCACTGCATTCTTCTGAACTTACTTTATCGAAAGGTAAAATGCCCAATAACCATGCGCTTAATCCGCAAATGGTTACGAGCTCCAATTCTAATCAATGGTCAATTACACAAACGAAGAAAAGGAGTTCCGCAAGGTTCACCTTTAAGTCCGTTGTTGTCGAATATCCTGCTCAACGAGTTGGATAAAGAATTGACAAAACGTAAACTTCGATTTGTACGTTACGCAGATGATTTTAGTATTTATACCCAGTATAAAAGCCATGCAACTGCCACGCTAAAAGCCATAGAAAAGTACTTGAAAACGAAACTCAAACTCACTATTAATGGTGAGAAAAGTGGCGTTAGAAAGCCAGTACAATTTGAACTACTGGGATTCGGATTCGAATCTACATATAAGAAAGGGGACAAGGGAAAATACCAATTGGTAGTAGGTAAGAAAGCGTGGACACGATTGAAAGAGCGACTAAAATCCCTCACCCGCAAAACCGCTCCGATAAGTTTTGATGAGCGTCTCCAAAAGATTAACGAAGTTCAGCGTGGATGGTTAAACTATTTTCGAGGAACAAGTATCAAAGGAAAACTCCTCAGCTTTGACGGATGGCTGAGAAACCGACTGCGGTATTGCATTTGGCATGATTGGAAGAAGCCCGAACGGAAGAGGAAAAACCTCATTCGATTAGGAATCGACCAAAGCCTTGCGTATGCATATAGCCGAACTCGGAAAGGAGGATGGGCAGTCGCACAAAGTCCTATTTTAGGAACAACAATCACTATTTCAAGGCTAAAGAAACGTGCATACATCGCCATGTTAGAACTTCATCTATCACTTAACCCATCAAGATACGAACCGCCGTATACGAGACCCGTACGTACGGTGGTGTGA